One Desulfonispora thiosulfatigenes DSM 11270 DNA window includes the following coding sequences:
- a CDS encoding cold shock domain-containing protein: protein MQGKVKWFDAKKGYGFIEGEDGKDVFVHFSAIETDGFKTLEEGESVSFEITEGSKGPQASNVSRI, encoded by the coding sequence ATGCAAGGTAAAGTAAAATGGTTTGACGCTAAAAAAGGTTATGGTTTCATTGAAGGCGAGGACGGCAAAGACGTATTCGTACACTTCTCTGCAATTGAAACTGATGGATTCAAAACTCTTGAAGAAGGCGAATCTGTAAGTTTCGAAATCACTGAAGGATCAAAAGGTCCTCAAGCTTCTAATGTTAGTAGAATTTAA
- a CDS encoding amino acid ABC transporter ATP-binding protein, with protein MIEVKDLYKNFGDLEVLKGITEHIKHKEVVCVIGPSGSGKSTFLRCLNLLEMPTAGEIFIVNELINDPKVDINKKREEVGMVFQRFNLFPHKTVLDNITLAPIKVKGLSKEVAEQKAQELLIKVGLTDKAKVYPESLSGGQQQRVAIARALAMEPKIMLFDEPTSALDPEMVGEVLAVMKDLAKEGMTMVVVTHEMGFAREVADRVLFIDEGVIIEQGTPEELFNNSKHERTKSFLSKIL; from the coding sequence GATCGAAGTTAAAGACTTATATAAAAATTTTGGGGATTTAGAGGTTTTAAAGGGCATCACAGAACATATTAAGCATAAAGAGGTTGTATGTGTAATTGGTCCTTCTGGATCTGGTAAAAGTACATTTTTAAGATGTCTTAACCTTCTAGAAATGCCTACTGCTGGAGAAATATTTATAGTAAATGAGTTAATTAATGACCCAAAAGTTGATATTAATAAAAAAAGAGAAGAAGTTGGAATGGTTTTTCAAAGGTTTAATTTATTCCCTCATAAAACTGTTTTAGATAATATAACCTTAGCTCCTATAAAGGTGAAGGGGTTAAGTAAAGAAGTAGCAGAACAAAAAGCACAAGAATTATTAATTAAAGTAGGATTAACAGATAAAGCAAAGGTTTATCCTGAGTCTTTATCTGGAGGTCAGCAACAAAGGGTAGCAATTGCAAGAGCGCTTGCGATGGAACCTAAAATAATGCTTTTTGATGAGCCAACATCTGCTTTAGATCCTGAAATGGTTGGAGAAGTTTTAGCAGTTATGAAGGATTTGGCTAAAGAGGGTATGACTATGGTCGTAGTAACTCATGAAATGGGATTTGCTAGAGAAGTAGCAGATAGAGTTCTTTTTATTGATGAAGGTGTAATTATTGAACAAGGAACACCAGAAGAATTATTTAACAACTCTAAACATGAAAGAACTAAATCCTTTTTAAGTAAAATATTATAA